Within the Candidatus Woesearchaeota archaeon genome, the region GATACATTTAAACAGCTTCTCCTTTATCTTCGTCAGGAGCATGAAATCAGACCTGAGTGCATAACATTTAGGGATATCACTATTGATAAGATTAAAGGATTCCTGGTCTGGCTTGAGAAAACCCGAAATGTAAGCATTAATACCAGGAATCAGAGGCTGGCAGCCATACATAGTTTTTACAGGTATGCACCGGCAGAATGTCCCGAACTACTTTATGTAAGCCAGAAAATCCTTGGAGTTCCTTTTAAAAAAAGGCATTATTCTACCATTGATTACCTGACAAAAGATATCTTAAAATTCCTACTGGAACAACCTGATATATCCACAAAAAAGGGGCGACGTGATTTAGTTATGATGGCAACTCTTTATGACACAGGTGCACGGGTACAGGAACTGATCGACCTAAAAGTGACAGATGTCAGGCTAACAAAACCTGCAACTATCACACTAACCGGGAAAGGTAACAAAAAGAGATGTGTTCCCTTGATGGATAAAACCCACCATATCCTGCAGGCATATATGGAAGAAAACCATCTATTGGGGAACGGCAGGCAGCAAAGTCCGCTTTTCCATAACAGCCGATATCAGTCTTTTTCAAGGCCCGGAATCACATATGTTTTAAACAAATATTTTAAAATGGTAAAGCAGAATCATCCCGAAGCAGTTTTTCCAGAAGCAATTCATCCACATATGATGCGCCATACAAAAGCACTCCATCTGCTGGAAGCAGGAGTGAATCTGATATACATCCGTGATCTACTTGGCCATGTTAGCGTTACTACTACAGAAATTTATCTTAGAGCAGATACTGAGTTAAAGAGGGCTGCATTGGAATCTGCATATCCAGAAGTAGTTTCCAAAGATATACCTGTGTGGACGGAAGATACAGACCTTCTGCATTGGCTGAAAGAATTCTGCAGGTAATTATT harbors:
- a CDS encoding site-specific integrase: MEQTDFARILTRYLADFLPGQRNLSSNTIKSYRDTFKQLLLYLRQEHEIRPECITFRDITIDKIKGFLVWLEKTRNVSINTRNQRLAAIHSFYRYAPAECPELLYVSQKILGVPFKKRHYSTIDYLTKDILKFLLEQPDISTKKGRRDLVMMATLYDTGARVQELIDLKVTDVRLTKPATITLTGKGNKKRCVPLMDKTHHILQAYMEENHLLGNGRQQSPLFHNSRYQSFSRPGITYVLNKYFKMVKQNHPEAVFPEAIHPHMMRHTKALHLLEAGVNLIYIRDLLGHVSVTTTEIYLRADTELKRAALESAYPEVVSKDIPVWTEDTDLLHWLKEFCR